The following coding sequences are from one Motacilla alba alba isolate MOTALB_02 chromosome 4, Motacilla_alba_V1.0_pri, whole genome shotgun sequence window:
- the WRN gene encoding Werner syndrome ATP-dependent helicase isoform X6, whose protein sequence is MDEVAAGLRDKYPQWMLTESQEEDSLSHTKKPGAQRSVLEDGLPFLEFSGSVVYSYEANDCSLLSEDIRHSLPQGAAVGFDIEWPPSYTRGKVARTAVIQMCVAEDRCYLFHVSSMAGFPKGLKRLLEDETIKKVGVGIEGDQWKLMSDFEIKLKSFVELADVANEKLKCKETWSLNGLVKHLFGRQLLKDQSVRCSSWDKFPLTEEQKLYAATDAYAGYIVYEKLKNMNESDPKLLSASKDARSEAVKEHLASLAAEITDLASHIPDSSGHLENFQRATDILAEISGNIRALKTTLLGSGSPSGLERSCGANRRHFEAKSASVQKAESAEQPEGDLNICSDATLAVLWEEEMSGEEAQRASPALENGAPAARLTDREDRDDFMSLDITEQELQALERQAAKGSVSEAAPEEACSTDNEQNVSCVIESDEELEMQMLKSLEDVDDGEGVLPEGESSKARRTPEVDVAPDGDEDEGIEEEEEEYLDPLLPEPEESHIMCLKTYFGHSSFKPVQWKVINSLLEDRRDNLVVMATGYGKSLCYQFPPVYTGRTGVVICPLISLMEDQVLQLTMTGIPACFLGSAQSKQVKDSIRGGQYQVIYMTPEFCSGNLELLQDLDQTVGITLIAVDEAHCISEWGHDFRSSFRSLGMLKKTLPSIPIIALTATASPSIREDIVKCLDLRNPQVTCTSFDRPNLYLEVGQQSGDICRDLKQFLTRKGSSSVYEFEGPTIIYCPTRKATEQVVHELNQLNVACGTYHAGMGTKQRRDTHHKFMRDEIQCVVATVAFGMGINKADIRLVIHYGAPKEMESYYQEMGRAGRDGLPAACHVLWAATDLASNRRLLNEIRNEAFRLYKLKMLAKMEKYLVSSGCRRKIILSHFEDRQLRKVSSGIMGTEECCDNCRSSGSCLAVPSDFEGGLQDFGKQAHQLLSAVSALDEKFGTRMPILLLRGSCSQRLPERYRRHPLFGCGKEWPENWWKQLCQQLIMEGFLKEASAPNNKFATICGLTPKGRNWLSKDGSASNPSLLLQSSEDLNLQRPSASSRRSPLLSKQRSPGTKGAAQSPGKQVSLYEMFSCYRKGQTPPRSANMVNSVSGRSALKSPLKPQEPGASSREKELETALYGKLLTARQKVANEKEIPPAVLATNKILVEMARIRPTNIENLKKIDGVSEAKSTMLMPLLAEIKDFCQANGLQTDAFPTAESKVQKEASPWKRARALSPSEEVTYILFQEKNYSLRAISESRSLPVAVVGTHLCQALAAGRTVSVERAGLTPAVQRVIREVIHSPPVLSDTTKIQEIRKRTPAHIELYLIKMMIVLLEKEGGNKSQDGLGIKRRLVWPEGQQGKTGADQAKREGALWNKNQGSGINPASKEGAGKTHLHVVPSAAGKAAGSVDASQAGSRGAADPSKPITLASSHQPALNPKEEEKLSADCQSKNSHPPAKRRVPEWFGTSAATAGAATQTKKCKTDTRKGIFS, encoded by the exons ATGGACGAGGTAGCTGCTGGCCTGCGGGATAAGTATCCCCAGTGGATGCTCACAGAGAGCCAGGAGGAAGATTCCTTGAGCCACACAAAG AAGCCTGGTGCCCAGAGGAGTGTTCTGGAGGATGGGCTGCCTTTCCTGGAGTTCTCTGGCTCTGTCGTTTACAGCTACGAAGCCAACGACTGTTCTCTTCTCTCAGAAGACATCAG gcacagcctgccACAGGGCGCTGCCGTGGGCTTTGACATCGAGTGGCCCCCGTCCTACACCAGGGGCAAGGTGGCCAGAACAGCTGTGATCCAGATGTGCGTGGCTGAGGACAGGTGTTACTTGTTCCACGTCTCCTCCATGGCAG GTTTTCCCAAGGGACTCAAAAGGCTGCTGGAAGatgaaacaattaaaaaggTTGGCGTAGGAATTGAGGGAGATCAATGGAAGCTGATGAGTGACTTTGAGATCAAACTGAAGAGCTTTGTGGAGCTGGCTGACGTTGCTAATGAGAAA CTGAAGTGTAAGGAGACGTGGAGCCTGAATGGCTTGGTGAAGCACCTTTTTGGCAGGCAGCTGTTGAAGGATCAGTCCGTccgctgcagcagctgggacaagTTTCCACTCACCGAGGAGCAGAAGCTCTACGCAGCCACGGATGCCTAT GCTGGCTACATTGtttatgaaaaactgaaaaacatgaaTGAGAGTGACCCAAAATTACTTAGTGCGAGCAAAG ATGCCAGGTCTGAGGCTGTGAAGGAGCACTTggcttccctggctgcagagatAACAGACCTGGCTTCTCACATCCCTGACTCTTCTGGACACCTGGAAAACTTCCAGAG GGCTACGGACATACTAGCAGAGATATCAGGGAACATCAGGGCCTTGAAAACCACCCTGCTGGGCTCAGGTTCCCCTTCcgggctggagaggagctgtggtGCAAACAGAAGACATTTTGAAGCCAAGTCAGCAAGCGTCCAAAAAGCAGAAAGCGCTGAGCAACCTGAAGGTGACCTCAACATCTGCTCTGATGCTACACTGGCTGTCCTCTGGGAGGAAGAAATGAGTGGAgaggaggcacagagagctAGCCCTGCTCTGGAGAACGGGGCTCCGGCAGCCAGGTTGACAGACAGAGAGGACAGGGATGACTTCATGTCCCTGGACATTACTGAGCAAGAGCTCCAGGCCTTGGAACGCCAGGCTGCCAAGGGATCGGTCAGCGAGGCTGCACCCGAG GAGGCGTGTTCCACGGACAATGAACAGAATGTGTCCTGTGTCATTGAGAGTGAtgaagagctggaaatgcagatgCTCAAA TCTCTAGAAGATGTAGATGATGGTGAGGGAGTTTTACCTGAAGGAGAGTCCAGTAAAGCCAGGAGAACGCCTGAAGTGGATGTAGCACCAGATGGTGATGAAGATGAAGGCAttgaagaagaggaggaggaatatTTGG ATCcactgctgccagagcctgAAGAAAGCCACATCATGTGTCTGAAGACCTATTTTGGGCATTCTTCATTTAAACC GGTCCAGTGGAAAGTGATCAATTCTCTTCTGGAAGACAGAAGAGATAATCTTGTTGTCATGGCAACTG gCTATGGAAAAAGCTTGTGCTACCAGTTTCCTCCTGTTTACACTGGCCGCACAGGAGTTGTCATCTGCCCTCTGATCTCCCTGATGGAGgaccaggtgctgcagctgac aatgaCAGGGATTCCAGCTTGCTTCCTTGGTTCAGCTCAGTCAAAACAGGTCAAGGATTCCATCAGAGG GGGTCAGTACCAAGTCATATACATGACTCCAGAGTTTTGCTCAGGGAACTTAGAGTTACTTCAGGACCTTGACCAAACTGTTG GTATCACCCTCATAGCTGTGGATGAAGCTCACTGCATCTCCGAGTGGGGCCACGACTTCAGGAGCTCCTTCAGAAGTTTGGGCATGTTAAAGAAGACTCTGCCCTCG ATCCCCATTATTGCTTTGACTGCAACTGCGAGCCCATCGATCAGAGAGGACATAGTGAAATGCCTGGACCTGAGGAATCCCCAGGTCACCTGCACCAGTTTTGACAGACCTAACCTGTACCTGGAAGTAGGACAGCAGAGTGGAGATATCTGTAGGGATTTGAAGCAGTTCCTAACTAGGAAAGGAAG CAGTTCTGTGTATGAGTTTGAAGGTCCCACTATCATCTACTGCCCTACAAGAAAGGCCACTGAGCAGGTGGTGCATGAACTGAATCAACTCAACGTGGCCTGCGGTACCTACCATGCTGGGATGGGGACCAAGCAGAGGAGGGACACTCACCACAAATTCATGAGGGATGAAATTCAG TGCGTCGTGGCCACGGTGGCCTTCGGGATGGGCATCAACAAGGCGGACATCCGGCTGGTGATCCACTACGGCGCCCCCAAGGAGATGGAGTCCTACTACCAGGAGATGGGCAGGGCCGGGCGCGACGGCCTTCCCGCCGCCTGCCACGTGCTCTGGGCTGCCACTGACCTGGCCTCCAACAG GCGCCTCCTGAACGAGATCCGCAACGAGGCGTTCCGGCTGTACAAGCTGAAGATGTTGGCCAAGATGGAGAAGTACCTGGTGtccagtggctgcaggaggaa AATCATCCTGTCTCATTTCGAAGACAGACAACTGCGTAAGGTTTCCTCTGGCATCATGGGCACAGAAGAATGCTGTGATAATTGCAGGTCCAG TGGCTCCTGCCTTGCAGTCCCCAGTGACTTTGAGGGTGGACTGCAGGACTTTGGGAAGCAAGCCCAccagctgctgtctgcagtgAGTGCCCTGGATGAGAAGTTTGGGACCAGGATGCCAATTCTGCTTCTTCGAGGGTCT TGCTCCCAGCGCTTGCCGGAGCGGTACCGCAGGCACCCTCTCTTCGGCTGTGGAAAAGAGTGGCCAGAGAACTGGTGgaaacagctctgccagcagctgatcATGGAAGGGTTCCTCAAAGAGGCCTCAGCCCCAAACAACAAGTTTGCGACCATTTGTGGGCTCACCCCAAAG GGTAGGAATTGGCTGTCCAAAGATGGATCTGCCTCAAATCCAAGCCTTCTGTTACAGTCCAGTGAAGACCTTAATCTGCAGAGACCTTCTGCCAG CAGCAGGCGATCGCCTCTGCTCTCCAAGCAGCGCTCCCCAGGCAcaaaaggagcagcacagtCCCCAGGCAAGCAG GTATCTCTATATGAGATGTTCTCCTGTTACAGAAAAGGTCAAACTCCTCCAAGAAGTGCTAATATGGTTAACAG TGTTTCAGGGCGTTCAGCGCTGAAATCTCCTTTGAAGCCCCAAGAACCAGGTGCTTCATCCCGAGAAAAAGAGCTTGAG acTGCTCTGTATGGCAAGCTGCTGACTGCTAGACAGAAGGTAGCTAATGAGAAGGAGATTCCTCCAGCTGTCTTGGCAACCAATAAGATCCTGGTGGAGATGGCCCGGATAAG GCCTACGAACATCGAGAACCTGAAGAAAATTGATGGTGTGTCTGAGGCCAAGTCCACCATGTTGATGCCTCTCCTGGCTGAAATTAAGGACTTCTGCCAAGCAAATGGTTTGCAG ACCGACGCATTCCCCACTGCTGAATCCAAGGTTCAGAAAGAAGCATCTCCCTGGAAGCGTGCTAGAGCCCTTTCTCCCTCAGAGGAGGTCACGTATATCCTGTTCCAAGAGAAAAATTACTCCCTG AGGGCCATCAGTGAGAGCAGGTCTCTGCCCGTGGCTGTGGTTGGCActcacctgtgccaggccctggcagCGGGCCGCACGGTGAGCGTGGAGCGGGCGGGTCTGACCCCTGCCGTGCAGCGCGTCATTCGAGAGGTGATCCACAGCCCTCCCGTTCTCTCAG aCACTACCAAAATTCAGGAAATTAGAAAACGTACTCCTGCCCATATTGAGCTGTATCTGATCAAGATGATGATTGTACTACTGGAGAAGGAGGGTGGAAATAAATCGCAGGATGGCTTAGGCATCAAAAGAAGGTTGGTGTGGcctgaagggcagcagggcaaAACAGGAGCGGATCAAGCAAAAAGGGAAGGTGCCTTGTGGAATAAAAACCAG GGGAGTGGGATCAATCCAGCATccaaggaaggagcagggaaaactCATCTGCATGTGGTGCCTTCAGCTG CtgggaaggctgcagggagcgTGGAtgccagccaggcagggagcaggggggcAGCAGACCCTTCGAAGCCCATCACCCTGGCCTCCTCCCATCAGCCTGCCCTGAATcccaaggaggaggagaagctcTCTGCAGACTGTCAGTCCAAG AACTCGCATCCCCCCGCTAAGAGGAGGGTGCCAGAATGGTTTGGAACCTCAGCAGCAACCGCTGGAGCTGCAACCCAGaccaagaaatgcaaaacagaCACCAGAAAAGGGATTTTCAGTTGA
- the WRN gene encoding Werner syndrome ATP-dependent helicase isoform X5, with translation MNESDPKLLSASKDARSEAVKEHLASLAAEITDLASHIPDSSGHLENFQRATDILAEISGNIRALKTTLLGSGSPSGLERSCGANRRHFEAKSASVQKAESAEQPEGDLNICSDATLAVLWEEEMSGEEAQRASPALENGAPAARLTDREDRDDFMSLDITEQELQALERQAAKGSVSEAAPEEACSTDNEQNVSCVIESDEELEMQMLKSLEDVDDGEGVLPEGESSKARRTPEVDVAPDGDEDEGIEEEEEEYLDPLLPEPEESHIMCLKTYFGHSSFKPVQWKVINSLLEDRRDNLVVMATGYGKSLCYQFPPVYTGRTGVVICPLISLMEDQVLQLTMTGIPACFLGSAQSKQVKDSIRGGQYQVIYMTPEFCSGNLELLQDLDQTVGITLIAVDEAHCISEWGHDFRSSFRSLGMLKKTLPSIPIIALTATASPSIREDIVKCLDLRNPQVTCTSFDRPNLYLEVGQQSGDICRDLKQFLTRKGSSSVYEFEGPTIIYCPTRKATEQVVHELNQLNVACGTYHAGMGTKQRRDTHHKFMRDEIQCVVATVAFGMGINKADIRLVIHYGAPKEMESYYQEMGRAGRDGLPAACHVLWAATDLASNRRLLNEIRNEAFRLYKLKMLAKMEKYLVSSGCRRKIILSHFEDRQLRKVSSGIMGTEECCDNCRSSGSCLAVPSDFEGGLQDFGKQAHQLLSAVSALDEKFGTRMPILLLRGSCSQRLPERYRRHPLFGCGKEWPENWWKQLCQQLIMEGFLKEASAPNNKFATICGLTPKGRNWLSKDGSASNPSLLLQSSEDLNLQRPSASSRRSPLLSKQRSPGTKGAAQSPGKQVSLYEMFSCYRKGQTPPRSANMVNSVSGRSALKSPLKPQEPGASSREKELETALYGKLLTARQKVANEKEIPPAVLATNKILVEMARIRPTNIENLKKIDGVSEAKSTMLMPLLAEIKDFCQANGLQTDAFPTAESKVQKEASPWKRARALSPSEEVTYILFQEKNYSLRAISESRSLPVAVVGTHLCQALAAGRTVSVERAGLTPAVQRVIREVIHSPPVLSDTTKIQEIRKRTPAHIELYLIKMMIVLLEKEGGNKSQDGLGIKRRLVWPEGQQGKTGADQAKREGALWNKNQAAGSVDASQAGSRGAADPSKPITLASSHQPALNPKEEEKLSADCQSKVRRQEHSPDLLVGVGILNSPILSSCLAPRLCLKSWPGLPALSCHWHPRGRGAMLLLFSLLCPNLPLGQQ, from the exons atgaaTGAGAGTGACCCAAAATTACTTAGTGCGAGCAAAG ATGCCAGGTCTGAGGCTGTGAAGGAGCACTTggcttccctggctgcagagatAACAGACCTGGCTTCTCACATCCCTGACTCTTCTGGACACCTGGAAAACTTCCAGAG GGCTACGGACATACTAGCAGAGATATCAGGGAACATCAGGGCCTTGAAAACCACCCTGCTGGGCTCAGGTTCCCCTTCcgggctggagaggagctgtggtGCAAACAGAAGACATTTTGAAGCCAAGTCAGCAAGCGTCCAAAAAGCAGAAAGCGCTGAGCAACCTGAAGGTGACCTCAACATCTGCTCTGATGCTACACTGGCTGTCCTCTGGGAGGAAGAAATGAGTGGAgaggaggcacagagagctAGCCCTGCTCTGGAGAACGGGGCTCCGGCAGCCAGGTTGACAGACAGAGAGGACAGGGATGACTTCATGTCCCTGGACATTACTGAGCAAGAGCTCCAGGCCTTGGAACGCCAGGCTGCCAAGGGATCGGTCAGCGAGGCTGCACCCGAG GAGGCGTGTTCCACGGACAATGAACAGAATGTGTCCTGTGTCATTGAGAGTGAtgaagagctggaaatgcagatgCTCAAA TCTCTAGAAGATGTAGATGATGGTGAGGGAGTTTTACCTGAAGGAGAGTCCAGTAAAGCCAGGAGAACGCCTGAAGTGGATGTAGCACCAGATGGTGATGAAGATGAAGGCAttgaagaagaggaggaggaatatTTGG ATCcactgctgccagagcctgAAGAAAGCCACATCATGTGTCTGAAGACCTATTTTGGGCATTCTTCATTTAAACC GGTCCAGTGGAAAGTGATCAATTCTCTTCTGGAAGACAGAAGAGATAATCTTGTTGTCATGGCAACTG gCTATGGAAAAAGCTTGTGCTACCAGTTTCCTCCTGTTTACACTGGCCGCACAGGAGTTGTCATCTGCCCTCTGATCTCCCTGATGGAGgaccaggtgctgcagctgac aatgaCAGGGATTCCAGCTTGCTTCCTTGGTTCAGCTCAGTCAAAACAGGTCAAGGATTCCATCAGAGG GGGTCAGTACCAAGTCATATACATGACTCCAGAGTTTTGCTCAGGGAACTTAGAGTTACTTCAGGACCTTGACCAAACTGTTG GTATCACCCTCATAGCTGTGGATGAAGCTCACTGCATCTCCGAGTGGGGCCACGACTTCAGGAGCTCCTTCAGAAGTTTGGGCATGTTAAAGAAGACTCTGCCCTCG ATCCCCATTATTGCTTTGACTGCAACTGCGAGCCCATCGATCAGAGAGGACATAGTGAAATGCCTGGACCTGAGGAATCCCCAGGTCACCTGCACCAGTTTTGACAGACCTAACCTGTACCTGGAAGTAGGACAGCAGAGTGGAGATATCTGTAGGGATTTGAAGCAGTTCCTAACTAGGAAAGGAAG CAGTTCTGTGTATGAGTTTGAAGGTCCCACTATCATCTACTGCCCTACAAGAAAGGCCACTGAGCAGGTGGTGCATGAACTGAATCAACTCAACGTGGCCTGCGGTACCTACCATGCTGGGATGGGGACCAAGCAGAGGAGGGACACTCACCACAAATTCATGAGGGATGAAATTCAG TGCGTCGTGGCCACGGTGGCCTTCGGGATGGGCATCAACAAGGCGGACATCCGGCTGGTGATCCACTACGGCGCCCCCAAGGAGATGGAGTCCTACTACCAGGAGATGGGCAGGGCCGGGCGCGACGGCCTTCCCGCCGCCTGCCACGTGCTCTGGGCTGCCACTGACCTGGCCTCCAACAG GCGCCTCCTGAACGAGATCCGCAACGAGGCGTTCCGGCTGTACAAGCTGAAGATGTTGGCCAAGATGGAGAAGTACCTGGTGtccagtggctgcaggaggaa AATCATCCTGTCTCATTTCGAAGACAGACAACTGCGTAAGGTTTCCTCTGGCATCATGGGCACAGAAGAATGCTGTGATAATTGCAGGTCCAG TGGCTCCTGCCTTGCAGTCCCCAGTGACTTTGAGGGTGGACTGCAGGACTTTGGGAAGCAAGCCCAccagctgctgtctgcagtgAGTGCCCTGGATGAGAAGTTTGGGACCAGGATGCCAATTCTGCTTCTTCGAGGGTCT TGCTCCCAGCGCTTGCCGGAGCGGTACCGCAGGCACCCTCTCTTCGGCTGTGGAAAAGAGTGGCCAGAGAACTGGTGgaaacagctctgccagcagctgatcATGGAAGGGTTCCTCAAAGAGGCCTCAGCCCCAAACAACAAGTTTGCGACCATTTGTGGGCTCACCCCAAAG GGTAGGAATTGGCTGTCCAAAGATGGATCTGCCTCAAATCCAAGCCTTCTGTTACAGTCCAGTGAAGACCTTAATCTGCAGAGACCTTCTGCCAG CAGCAGGCGATCGCCTCTGCTCTCCAAGCAGCGCTCCCCAGGCAcaaaaggagcagcacagtCCCCAGGCAAGCAG GTATCTCTATATGAGATGTTCTCCTGTTACAGAAAAGGTCAAACTCCTCCAAGAAGTGCTAATATGGTTAACAG TGTTTCAGGGCGTTCAGCGCTGAAATCTCCTTTGAAGCCCCAAGAACCAGGTGCTTCATCCCGAGAAAAAGAGCTTGAG acTGCTCTGTATGGCAAGCTGCTGACTGCTAGACAGAAGGTAGCTAATGAGAAGGAGATTCCTCCAGCTGTCTTGGCAACCAATAAGATCCTGGTGGAGATGGCCCGGATAAG GCCTACGAACATCGAGAACCTGAAGAAAATTGATGGTGTGTCTGAGGCCAAGTCCACCATGTTGATGCCTCTCCTGGCTGAAATTAAGGACTTCTGCCAAGCAAATGGTTTGCAG ACCGACGCATTCCCCACTGCTGAATCCAAGGTTCAGAAAGAAGCATCTCCCTGGAAGCGTGCTAGAGCCCTTTCTCCCTCAGAGGAGGTCACGTATATCCTGTTCCAAGAGAAAAATTACTCCCTG AGGGCCATCAGTGAGAGCAGGTCTCTGCCCGTGGCTGTGGTTGGCActcacctgtgccaggccctggcagCGGGCCGCACGGTGAGCGTGGAGCGGGCGGGTCTGACCCCTGCCGTGCAGCGCGTCATTCGAGAGGTGATCCACAGCCCTCCCGTTCTCTCAG aCACTACCAAAATTCAGGAAATTAGAAAACGTACTCCTGCCCATATTGAGCTGTATCTGATCAAGATGATGATTGTACTACTGGAGAAGGAGGGTGGAAATAAATCGCAGGATGGCTTAGGCATCAAAAGAAGGTTGGTGTGGcctgaagggcagcagggcaaAACAGGAGCGGATCAAGCAAAAAGGGAAGGTGCCTTGTGGAATAAAAACCAG gctgcagggagcgTGGAtgccagccaggcagggagcaggggggcAGCAGACCCTTCGAAGCCCATCACCCTGGCCTCCTCCCATCAGCCTGCCCTGAATcccaaggaggaggagaagctcTCTGCAGACTGTCAGTCCAAGGTGAgaaggcaggagcacagcccagaCCTGCTCGTTGGGGTGGGCATCTTGAACAGCCCAATTCTCAGCTCTTGTCTGGCTCCCAGACTGTGTCTAAAATCTTGGCCTGGCTTGCCAGCCCTTTCCTGTCATTGGCACCCCCGAGGCAGGGGTGCcatgttgcttttgttttccttgctgtgTCCCAATCTCCCGCTCGGACAGCAGTAG